In Clostridium thermosuccinogenes, the genomic stretch TGGTTTGCATATATCGTATATCCACTTGTTGTTAAGGGCCTTCAATACAATTTCCGGGCCTATTCCTGCCGGATCGCCGATTGGTATGCCTATTATTGGTTTGTTCACAAGCAACACTCCTTTGCTGGGAATTTTATATAAAATGTAATATCATAGACAGTTAAGAGAATTCTAATCCATATAAGCGAAAGACCACCTTATGCAGGTGGTCTACACATTATTAATATTGGTCGGAGTGACTGGACTTGAACCAGCGGCCTCAACGTCCCGAACGTCGCGCTCTACCATCTGAGCCACACCCCGATGACACCAATATATTTTAACACACAACCCGGGAATAAAGCAATAGGTAATTTAATCTTTTTGGCAAAAATATTGTGAGTTAATTTTACCACTAAATTCATAGTTTTCAATTCTACAATTTCGTTATATACTTAAGTTAAAGATCTGGTTAAAATGCATGTGTGTGGATGAGTGTAACGGGTTTATATCTTGTCGCATTTTTTCACATTAAGCCGGAAAAAGCTTGTATCCGGGTTCTTTCTGTCTATGTGTTCAAAATGCTGTTCTATGATTACACATTAAACCGGGGGTGTTTTACTTATGGTAGAGATAAAGGAAGTAAAAACTCGGCAAGATCTTAAAAAATTCATTTGTTTTCCCAATATGTTATACGCCCGAAATCCCAACTGGGTACCGCCTTTGATACTTGATGAAATGAACACCCTCAGGAGCGATAAAAACCCGGCTTTTGAGTACTGTGAAGCCCGGTGCTGGATAGCCTTCAAGGACGGAAAACCTGCCGGACGCATTGCAGGAATTATAAATCACAAATATATCGAAAAATGGGGCAATAAATATGCCCGATTCGGATGGTTGGATTTTATAGATGATGAAGAAGTCTCCCGTGCTCTTTTGAGCACCGTTGAAGCATGGGCGAAAGAAAAAGGCCTGAACGGAGTACATGGTCCTTTGGGCTTTTGCGATCTGGACAAGCAAGGCATGCTCATACAAGGCTTTGATGAAAAGTCGATGATGATCACTTTGTACAACCATCCCTATTATATGGCTCATATGGAGAAACACGGCTACAGGAAAGATGTGGACTGGGTTGAATATGAAATAAAGGTGCCGGACGCAATCCCCGAAAAGATAAAAAAGATCAATGACTATGTATTAAAGCGTCTGAATCTCAGGGTCCTCAGATTTAAATCGACAAAAGAACTTCTTGGCTATGCCGATGAAGTCTTTAAACTTCTGGACGAGGCATACGAGCATCTCTATGGTGTTGTTCCCTTGACGGACAAGCAGGTAAAGGCTTATACAAAGCAATATTTGAGCTTCATAAATCCAGATTATGTCAGAGTAATAGTTGATGAAAATTCTCAGCTGGTTGCTTTTGGAATAGCCATTCCAGCTTTGGCTGCTGCTTTCCAGAAGGCAAAGGGAAAGCTTTTGCCTTTCGGATTCTATCATATCCTGAAAGCCCTACACAAGAATGACAGGCTTGACCTTTTGCTTGTGGCCGTAAAGCCTGAGCTTAAAGGCAGGGGAGTGAATTCTCTCCTACTAGCGGAAATTAACGAGAGCGCCTCTGCCAACGGGCTAAAATATGCAGAAACCGGCCCGGAGCTTGAGGATAACGCAGACGTTCAAGGCCTATGGAAGTATTATGAAACAAGGCAGCACAAGCGCAGGAGATGCTATATCAAGCATATCGAATGAATATAAGCATCAAACGAGACAGGCTTCTAGTATAAATAATGTCAGACTACTTTTGCCCAGCCATTCATCAAGAGTATTGAAGATTTTGGTGTCCGCTAATTTACTGTTCCCAAGCTCCATGTAGGGAAAATTCTCTATTACATAGAAAGAATAGTCCAAATCAAAAAAATAATGGTCTATTTCACAGTTTACGAAATCCGAAATGAAATCAATCATAAATGCTATGTGATTCTTAGATTTCATTAGTCTTCCTCCTAGGCATTTTTTCAGGCTCTGTTCTTTTGTCTTCGGTATATACACTTTCTGTGGCGTTTTCCACTACCTGACAAAAAATCTTCTTTCGCGGATACATAGTCCGGTTTCCCAAGGTTAGAGCGTGTGTAAAATCCATGACAAATATTCAAACGGATTCATACCGTTTTCCATTGCTGTAACAACTAGACTATAATGCACTGCAGTGATCCTAGCACAATTTGGTGTGTCAGAAAAAAGCTAGTTCTTATACTTATGTTCTTGAGTACATAAGTGTAATTATGTGTCAAAGTAAGTCAAGAAACGCCAAGATAGAATTATTAGGAATAAAATGGTAGTTGGATTAACCTGGCTCACTTATTTTTTTAAATGTTTTACTCTTCATTCCCATATTTGCTTCCATATATTTATGTGTTGTAAGAATACTCTCGTGACCAAACCAAATGGCTATTGCCGAGATGTCAACGCCAGACTGTAGCATCCTGAGTGCGGCTGTATGCTGGAATGCATGAGAAGTTATGTTCTTTTTAGCGAGTGGTGGAGCTGCTTGAGTGGCTTTCTTTCGCAGGCAACCTAAGCGATAACGTGCACCAAATCGTGTTAGTCCGCTATCTGTACAATTTATATATAACTCAAGTTTCCCACTGTAAATTTGCCAGCTTTTCCTTGAAATAAGTAGGCAAGGAAACAATAAAGTGTTCAAAAGCTCATCGATCTGTTGTTTGATAAGTGATAATATCTCTGCCAGAACAGATTTGAGCAAGTTTATGATAAGCTGCAATACCTCAATGAACTTGATATCATGAAGTTCATCGCAGCAAACATAGAATAGTTCGCCCTAAGTAAGCAGATCCTTGTTGTTGCAGCTTTCCAGAGCCAGCATGAAGTACCTTAAAAACACAATAGCCGTGTGAATCACCATGCAATCGTAGGAGTGACCCTGGAACTCTTTCTGAAGCTTCAGGTATGTTTTGTACATTTTGAAGAAAACCTCAATATCCCAGCATTTTCCGTAGATGCGGATGATTTCTTCATTAGCAAGTTCAGTATCTGTAGAGATTAAAGCAAGTCACTGGCTACGCCGATTTCGGCCACGAACAAATACAACCTTGTCAGATACTTCATTGCCCTTCTCATCTTTGCTGATACCCACAATGACGGAGGCCAGGATTTTAGCTTTGCCACGTTTTTTACGGACGGCAGCATACAGCTGTTTAGATTAAGACGTCTTGCCCTGGTAGTTGTATTTTACAGTTTTCATAGACTTCATCATGGCAATGGTATGTAAGCCTAATCCCTTAATCTTGAGAAGAATTCCGGGAAAGCAAAACCAACTGTCAAAAAGGACGTACCTGGCTGAATCCGCATAGGTGAGAGCCTGTTTTAACATGTCAATCATTACATCTGTGGATTTTCGGGTAACGTTGGTCCTATTCCTATAGCCGACGGTCCTTTTGTCCGGGTTTTCCATTTGCTCGCAATACCGGTTTTACGGTCATCAGAGCTTAAGTGAGTGAATGACAACGGACAGAAGCTATTGCCGTCGAATCAGCCAAAGGTAAGCATCCCAAAACCCTTTTTATATTTACCGTCCGTATAGTCCTTCACACGTGCAAGCAGTTCAACTTCCTTGCTCCTACCCCTTTCATACAGGGAATCATCAACAATTAAGACATTTACTCGGTCATCCGATGTCAGTGTCTCAATTTTTTCCTTAATGACAGTAATGAAAATTAAACGTACTTTTGTGTTTAAAAATACAATTAATAAATTTTCTAACATGAAACCCCATAACTGAATGTATAATCTCCCGATCCAATCCCAACCTTTACTCCATCCGCTGTCTTTTCATACCTGAAAATGCCCTCGGCCTCTTCCAGTTTTCTGCCGCCTTCTTTAACATCCTTTATGTCTGCAAAAGGCAGAATAACCACAGCAGTTGTATTTGCCGGTATACTTACATACACTTGCATTTTGTCTCCATCCTTTTTCCATGAGGATAGTATAATACCGTACATGGATTCAATCTGTGCTCTGGCAAAGGAAAGTCCTGGTCCCGGCTTTGGAGTTATGAATATATGTTTGTACCCGGTCCTCTCCTCGTCGGTATTTATTCCAGCTACAGTTCTATACAGCCAATCCCCTATGGACCCATAAGCATAATGGTTAAAAGAATTCATATCACTGCTCCAGAAAGATCCGTCTTCCTTTATACCATCCCAGTGCTCCCAAATGGTGGTAGCCCCTTTTGTAATCTGATAAAGCCATGATGGGTAATCAGTATTCAGGAGCAGCTTATAAGCTATATCATTGTACCCGTTTTGGCTTAAGACATGGCACAGGTATGGAGTGCCTATAAAACCTGTAGTCAGGTGATAATTGTTTTGCTCAAGAAGCTTAACCAGATTGTTGGTAACCCGGTTCCTGTCCCGGTCATCCACAAGATTAAACATGAGAGCCAGTACGTGAGCCGACTGTGTTGATGAAGCAAGCCTTCCGTTGGGAGTAACAAACTCTTTTCTGAAATTATCTACAATTTTTTTGTGAAGTTCTTCATATTCTGATGCATCTGCCAGCTTTCCGAGTATTTTAGCCGTCTTGGCTAGAATATCAGCAGAATTGGCATAAAATGCCGTTGCAATAAGATCTGTCGGAGTAGCTCCTACATAGCTGCCCTCCTTACTGTCAAGACCCAGCCAGTCGCCATAATGAATGCCGGTATTCCAGAGATATTCATTATCTCCCTGTCTTCTTATATATTCCACCCACTGCTTCATGCTTGCATACTGCTCCTCAAGTATTCTTTTATCCCCGTAACATATGTATATTGTCCATGGGCATATGGTGGCAGCATCTCCCCATGCAGAAGATGAGTAACTGTTATCACCCAAAACATGAGGTATCACATGTGGCACTCCTTTTTCTTCAGACTGATCTGCGGCAAGATCTCTCAGCCACTTAGTAAAAAATGGAGCCACATTCATATTAAAGCAGGCAGTACGAATAAACACTTGGGCATCTCCGGTCCAACCGAGCCTTTCATCTCTCTGGGGACAATCAGTGGGCACATCAAGAAAATTCCCTTTCTGTCCCCAGAAAATATTATGCTGCAATTGATTTACCATTTCATCAGAGCAGGTAAAGTTTCCCGTTACCTCCATATCTGAATGAATAACCCGTCCTGTAAAATTTTCCGGAAGAATCTCGCCAGGATAACTTACTACTTTTACATATCTAAAGCCTTGAAATGTAAAATGGGGCTCATAACATTCTTTTCCATTACCTTTCAAAATATACCTGACGGTCTGCTTTGCATGCCTTAGGTTATCAGTATAAAAATTGCCGTCTTTATCAAGCACCTCTGCATGCTGAAGCACTACTTCCGAGCCTGCTGGGCCTTCTACAACAAAAGACACCCGGCCTACCATATTCTGACCAAAGTCAATTACAATCTCTCCCTTTGGCGTCTTGATTAATCCAACAGGTTTTATATTCTGAATTACTCTTACCGGTACACTTTCCTGTGCCACTAGATTTTTTTTCGTTTTGTCAAGGACCATTACTCCGTTCCAGTCACTGTCATCATAATCTGCCGTGTTCCAATCGTACTTTTCCATGCGAGCATCATAAGTTTCTCCATGGTAGATCTCTGACATAAGTATAGGGCTTGTAGATGCTTTCCAGCTATTATCGGAAATTACCATACTCTCTTTACCGTCTTCATAAGTTATATGCATTTGCAACAATAGAGCAAGCTTATCCCCATATATTTTTGAGTTTCCTTTCCAGCCCAGTTCCCCTTTATACCAACCAT encodes the following:
- a CDS encoding tyrosine-type recombinase/integrase, whose protein sequence is MQLIINLLKSVLAEILSLIKQQIDELLNTLLFPCLLISRKSWQIYSGKLELYINCTDSGLTRFGARYRLGCLRKKATQAAPPLAKKNITSHAFQHTAALRMLQSGVDISAIAIWFGHESILTTHKYMEANMGMKSKTFKKISEPG
- a CDS encoding transposase; this translates as MENPDKRTVGYRNRTNVTRKSTDVMIDMLKQALTYADSARYVLFDSWFCFPGILLKIKGLGLHTIAMMKSMKTVKYNYQGKTS
- a CDS encoding family 78 glycoside hydrolase catalytic domain: MLKVKKLRCEYRENPMGIDVAAPRLSWQLIADGRSVMQKAYRIQVSKDDDSFKNIVWDTGIVSSDKSVHVEYAGDALESRTRYYYRVKAWDNKGNVSDWSDAGFWEMGMLGTDEWAAEWITPADVNLQASKVSPLLRKEFNITEKVKTARVYVTSLGLYELYINGIRVSDHLFTPGWTSYNKRLQYQTYDVTHLLEDGVNAIGAVLGNGWYKGELGWKGNSKIYGDKLALLLQMHITYEDGKESMVISDNSWKASTSPILMSEIYHGETYDARMEKYDWNTADYDDSDWNGVMVLDKTKKNLVAQESVPVRVIQNIKPVGLIKTPKGEIVIDFGQNMVGRVSFVVEGPAGSEVVLQHAEVLDKDGNFYTDNLRHAKQTVRYILKGNGKECYEPHFTFQGFRYVKVVSYPGEILPENFTGRVIHSDMEVTGNFTCSDEMVNQLQHNIFWGQKGNFLDVPTDCPQRDERLGWTGDAQVFIRTACFNMNVAPFFTKWLRDLAADQSEEKGVPHVIPHVLGDNSYSSSAWGDAATICPWTIYICYGDKRILEEQYASMKQWVEYIRRQGDNEYLWNTGIHYGDWLGLDSKEGSYVGATPTDLIATAFYANSADILAKTAKILGKLADASEYEELHKKIVDNFRKEFVTPNGRLASSTQSAHVLALMFNLVDDRDRNRVTNNLVKLLEQNNYHLTTGFIGTPYLCHVLSQNGYNDIAYKLLLNTDYPSWLYQITKGATTIWEHWDGIKEDGSFWSSDMNSFNHYAYGSIGDWLYRTVAGINTDEERTGYKHIFITPKPGPGLSFARAQIESMYGIILSSWKKDGDKMQVYVSIPANTTAVVILPFADIKDVKEGGRKLEEAEGIFRYEKTADGVKVGIGSGDYTFSYGVSC